In Saprospiraceae bacterium, the sequence ATTCCAGTTCGTGAGTCGGTGACATAACCTCCTGTCTCATTTACCATCGTATCAATTATCGTCTGAACAAAGTCGGTAAACTCTTTGCTTACCTCCCTGGCAGGTACAGCCCGGTCGGCATATTTTCGCAGCTGAGCTTCATCTTTTTTGGCCAACTTATCTACTTCAGCCGGAATTTTATTATTGGATTCATCCAGGGCTACATTACTCTTTTTCAACCCTTTATCTACTACTCTAAATGCATTAAAAATTTCAGCAGAAACATTGAGTGCCAACAAAGCTGTGAGAACCAGATACATCAGGTTGATCATGAGCTGTCTGGGTTGCTTAGGTATAGACATGACTTAAATTAAATTGTTTCAGAGGAGGTGATTAAAATAATAATTTAGTTATAAAACTATTTAACAGTCATGGCAGTAAGCATATTGCCATATACTTTATTCATGGATTCAAGGTTTTGAGCTAAGACCTTTAATTGTTCTTTTGTCCGGGCTGCATCTCCAGCTGAATCGTGTATGGAAGTAAACGCTTCATTCACTTTAGCATAAGTACCGTTTAAGGAAGTCAGGCTTTTTGAAAGAATGCCAAGTTCTTCCTGTGTCTTCTTTGCATCACCTGCTGAATTCTGCATCAAGGTAAAAGCCTCATTCATACCAGCATAATTGCTATTAAGAGAAGTTAAGCTTTTAGATAAAATGCCAAGTTCGTGTTGGGTCTTTTTGGCATCTTCCACAGAACCCTGCAGTGCCATAAAAGCTTCATTCATCTTTCCATAAAAGTCAGTAACAGATTGAAGCTGTTGTTTGGTCTTGCTAAAATCAACCTCTTGAAGCGCTTTAAGAGATCCCATGCTTTTACTCATCCCCTGAAGCTCTGTCAACATTCCTCCAAGCTGATTTTCGACTAGCTCTCCGTCAAGCTGACGCATTGACTTTTTTGCTTTGGAATCTATAGCGCCAACTCCAGGCAAAATCGCAGGTACATCGCCATGATAATCATCAATACCAGGATATAATTTTTCCCAATAATAATCTTTGTCTGGCGGTAAAAGCCCAAGCATAAGAAATAAAATAGCCTCAGTACATAGCCCTATCGTCAAAAATTCACTTGCATAAGGCAAACTCTCAATTTTGAACAGAGCTCCAAGCATTACGAGGGCAGCACCCACGCCAATGATCAAATTTTTTATGTATTTAAAGGAGGAGGTTTTATACCAGGTAGCCATAATAATATATAATTTTATTTAACGATTTGATGATTTAATAAAATAAAATAAAGGTTTCAATCACAAGTTGAAAGTTCAATTCTTTGGTTTAATCAAGGTTGATTACTTAAAATCATTAATAGATCTTCCCAAAAAGGAAAGTACATTTCTAAAGCCTATATATGATTTGGTCGTATCCTGGTAATCGTATGTACGAGTACCATTTTGGAGATAATATGATATGTCTTTCCAAGATCCACCCCTGATCACTTTTCGCTTATATACTTCCGGATCGCTTTGCTTTGCATCGTATTGTATATCAGGATTCATGTCGTGAGTGAAATTATTGGCATTGTCAAAATAAGCGGTCACTGTCCATTCTGCTACATTTCCAGCCATATTGTACAAACCATATTCATTAGGAAAATAAGAATGTACTTCTACCGTATACTGGCCTCCATCTTCAGGATAATTTCCCCTGCCGGGTTTAAAATTGGCTAACAAGCATCCTTTTGCGTTTCTGACATAATAACCACCCCATGGATAAGGAGCCAGGTCTTTTTTGCCTCTGGCAGCATATTCCCACTCATACTCAGTAGGCAGCCTGAAGCCTTCAGAATTGACTTCATCAGGTCTGTTTGTGTTCCAAAGCTGGGTACGCCATTGACTGAATGCTTTTGCCATTGACCAGTTGACTCCAACTACCGGATAATCATCGTAAGCTGGATGCCAAAAATAATTTTTTGCAATTGGATCATTATAGGAATAAGCAAAATCTCTGATCCAGCATAAAGTATCAGGATAAATTGAAGTAGACTCCTTTTTGATAAAAGATTTTCTTGGAGCATTCTTATTCATCGCTGCTGCCCTGATATCAAACCAGGAATATGTGTAAATCATTTTTCTCACATCGATTTCATTGCCGGCCAATCTATCTTCTCCCTGGTAGTATAATTCGCTCAGCTCCTCCGCAGTCCAGTCAATATCCAATTCCCAATCAATCGAGGTAGATCCGTCATCGTTCTCGATGATATCCCCCATCAAGGTATGAGCCAAAGAATCTCTCACATAATCAACAAATTGACGGTATTCATTATTAGTAATCTCTGTATCATCCATATAAAAACCTGAAATAGATATAGCCTTAGGTTTTTGAATATAAGAACTGAAGATATCCTGGTCACTTTGACCTACATGAAGGGTGCCCGAAGGAATATAGACCATGCCATAAGGATTGATTCCTTTCCATTTGGGTCTACCGGCACTACCAGAGAGGTATCCTGACTGCTTGTTACCGCCCCCACAAGCAAATAATATCAATAAAAAAAGAGAGGAAACACTCCATCGAAAGGCTTTTCTATTCATTGTCGTTCGTTTTCAATTTAATTCTGGCTCAATTTAAAAATGCGCGTAAAGATACTTCCTTGTTTTCTAAATATTTACAAAAATTTCAGTTCATTTTGGTAGTGAATAATTGAAAGAACCTTGCGCTCCAATCAATTAAACGATCTACATTGCTACTAAGTACATAAATCATGCCTTACCTCATTAAAATTTAGTTAAATAAAGCAAAATTCAATATCTGGGGTTGAAAATAATAGGTTCTCGTTCGACTCCACCTATCTTTTTGTTCAAGTTATAGTTCAACATCAGCTCATGGGTACCCTGGTGAACAGTTTTGATGCTGGATAATGTAAAATCAAAAGCATATAGCACCCTTAGATTAGGATTGACCTGAAGCCCTCCTAGAACGGAAATGGCATCTAAAGTATTACTTGAATAGCCTCTCAAGCCAATTCCAGCCAGCACATTTTGATTGATGGTAGCTAGTCCGGTAAGATCGGTCTGTGTCAGCACCAAGTCCGATTTGATCAAGAGAGAAGGTGTAATGACCAAGGATTCATTTAAATCAAATTTATATTCTGCATAAAAGTTGACTCTCGGCCGGAGTTTGTATTCTGCGGTAATTCTGTTAAAGTGAATGGTAGGATTATGAAAATTTTCAACTGAAAGACCTGCCTCCAAGCGCTCCTGGGCAAAATAAATTCCAGCACTTACCTGTGGTACCAGACCATTGGCTTGAGTTTCAGGCAAAATATTATCCTGATGAAAAATAATGCCTCCCTCGTACTTGCCTGAAGGTGTGCGCAATAAAGAACCATCGAAGGATTTTTGTACAAAACCCAAACCCAAACCCGCTGAAAAAAGTCCAAGATTGTTTTCGAAGACATAGTTATATGAAATCAGACCCCGGATCGTCTTTTCCACCCCAAAACTTTCCTGTTCCAATTTAATGCCACCGGCCCCTTTTACATAATAAAGCGGCATATTGGCATGTATCATCCTGGAAGTGGGTGATCCAGCTAATTCCTGCCACTGAGCCCGATATATTCCTGTGATACTCAGAGAGGACTCCATGCCCGCGTAAGCTGGATTGAGGGCATATTTTTGGCCCATGAAGATAGAGTATTGGCTGCTCTCCTGACCTAAAGCAACTAAGCTTGTAAACATGCAGAAAATACCTATAATCTTATCTCTCCTCATCCAAATGATAATGCTTATCTAAAAGTGAACGAAATTCTTGGATCGAATTTACAGGCATTTCACAAGAAAATTGATGACATAATGAGATATCTGCATTTTTCTCTTCCAGAAAATGTAAGATTGGCGAGGGAAGATAGAGTGACCTTATAGAATCGATGTCAGCTTCTGCAGAAGATTTGACCTCCATCCAACCTATATCCTGGCTGATCGTCAAACTTGCCCAATGGCTTAGTGAATCAGGGTATCTAATGATCGCACCTCGAAGATCTGTGATAAGTTCGTTTCCCAGCAACTCCCAATCATCTATAGAAAGTACTCTACCCAAATATACCAGGTTGTATGCCATAGCCCCTGAGGCAGAAGGCATGGTGTTGTCATATAGATCATTTACCTCTGCGACAAGATCATGAGTAGAAACCGAATATCTAAATGACTTTTGAGCAGGGAGATAATAATGATGCATCACATGTTTGGCCAGCTGCCTTGCCTTGGATAAATATCCTTTATTACCTGTAGATCTGTAACCATATAAAAATGCCAAAATACCATATGCCAGATCATCCAGCATGGCCGGTATTTCAGATTCGTATTGATGCAAATATCGCTCTTCGACCAGGGCGATCTCTTCAAAATAAGTCAATATTGAAACAGCTTCTTGCAGGAAATCTTTCGTCCCAAAAGCATCGTATGCATCGAACCAGCCCATGCATAATAGAGCATTCCAGGCTGTAATTATTTTGGTATCCTTTAATGGTGCTATCCGGGTATCTCTTTGTTTTAAAAGCTCTTCATGTACAGACTGTAACCTTTTGCTGCAATAGGTGAGTTCGTCTTCAAATTCATTTCTCACCCAAAGGATATTGATAGGCGCTCCTCCAGTGTGTGAAGGATCAGCCCAATTGCCTTCAGGATGGATATCGTATACCGACTCAAATAACTTAAAGTCTTCTGAATTCAATAATTTTTTAATTTCATTATAGTCCCATACATAGTATTTTCCTTCTACATGTTCACTATCAGCATCCATGGCGCTATAATAGCCTCCTACGGACGACTTCATATCCCTGGTGAGCCAGGTAGCAGATTGGGAGACTACTTTTTTGAGTATAGGTCCGGGTGATATTTTGAAGGCTTGACTATACAGTGACATGAAAAGTGCATTGTCGTACAGCATCTTTTCAAAATGTGGTATGCGCCATGCTGTGTCCGTAGTATACCTGGCAAACCCACCACCAATTTGATCAAATATGCCTCCTCTGGCCATGTGTTCCAAAGAGCTGATCACGTGCTGTAGTCCTTGTAGTTGACCTGTGTAGAAATAATGATCTAACAAAAACTTGAGTGTCATCGTCGAGGGGAATTTGGGGGCTCCGCCAAATCCTCCGTTTGACCTGTCAAATCTATTTTTTAAATGCTGAAATATTTTTACGCCTGCGTCGGTAGCAAGGTCATGATCTTTGGATGCGACCTCCAGGAGTGTAGATGAAGCGTTGCTCACATATCGAATCAATCGACCGGCTTGCTCTTCCACTTCAACTCGTTTTTCCTTAAATATTCTGACGATATGCTGTAAGATTTGGCTCCAGGAAGGCCTTTGGTGCCTAGGAGAGGGCGGAAAATAGGTACCTCCGTAGAATGGCTTTTTGTCAGGTAGCAAAAAACAATTTAATGGCCAGCCCCCGGATCCGGAGATCGATACCACCGCATCCATATATATCTTATCCAGGTCTGGTCGTTCTTCTCTATCCAGTTTGATATTGATAAAATGATGATTCATATATTCGGCTACCAAAGGATCGGTAAAGGATTCCTGCTCCATGACATGACACCAATGGCAGCTGCTGTAGCCTATTGATAATAAGATTGGTTTATCCTCCTTAACTGCCTTTTCAAGCGCTTCTGAGCCCCAGGGATACCAATCGACAGGATTAGACTTATGTTGTAATAAATAAGGACTTTTTTCGAATTGTAATCTATTCATATAGCTTAATGCAGGATGAGCTGGAATACAAATTTAAGCTTATCCTGACAGTCAAACCATTAAGTCAAGTTTGAGCTGATCGTATGCTAAATAGACATTCTGTGGTAATTTGGCTTGAACATCTTCATAGAGGCCCATATAATGGCTCATATGTATGATATAAGTCGATTTTGGAGAAACTTGTTTGATGACCTCCAATGTTTGATCCAATGTAAAATGAGAATGATGTGGCCTATGATGTAAAGCGTTGATTACCAATACTTCCACACCTTGTATATTTTTTAAAGTTGATTCTGGAAGTTGATTGGCATCTGTGATATAGGCCAGTTTGTTATTGATTTGATAGCCCAGGATACTTAACTCTCCATGTATAACCCGTAAGGGCTTGACATAGGAAGATCCAATGTGAAATGATGTATCAGCTTGGATCTCAATCAATTCAAATCTAGGTGCTCCAGGATATTTTTGTTCTCCGAAGGCGTAGTCATATTTAAGTTTAATTATTTCAGATACATCTCTTTGAAGGTATATTGGGAGTGGCTCGTTCTTTATGAAGATCAAAGGCCGTAAATCATCTAGTCCACCTGTATGATCATAATGTTCGTGGGTCAACAATAACGCTTCAAGATGGGTGACCCCTGCTCTCAATAATTGATATCGGATATCTGGCCCTCCATCTATCAGTATATTGGACGGTCCATCCTGGATCAGTGCTGCACAACGGAGGCGTTTGTCTCGGCGATTAGAGGACAGGCAGACTTCACAAGTACACCCTATAACAGGGACGCCCTGAGAAGTACCAGTACCTAAAAAAGTAATGTTCACACCATTTCCTCTTTCTCGGCCTCAAGTTTAAGCTGATGATAAAAAGATTGGGATACTTCCGATAGGGAGTCTATGTCTATTATCAACTGCTGCAGGATATCTAAAAATGCAATAACTCTGCCCTCAGTCTCATAAAAACGGTTGATAATGATCATTTTACGACTTTCGAGAACACAAGACCCAGATTGAAAATTGCCTTTCTCGTATCGAATATTGTATCCTGCTTCTGCGAGTAAGGATTCTATTTTTTCCAGTGTAGTTTTAGTATATCTTATTTTTGAACTCATTGTATAATTAAATGGTATAAAGGAATAAAGAAAGTGTAACCGTCAGCGTTTCAAATAATTCTCACCCAGTCTTTGTTAAAAGTTTATAAAACCTCAAAGACTCTTTAGAAAATATTAACAACAGTGTCCTTCAAAACGTTTTTTAAAGAATTGACAGACAAAAATCAGAAATTAGCATGGGGAATTGAAATTTTCCATGCAATTTTTTTTTAATATGTTGCGCTTAATAGCCTTATATCTGATCCTTAGCATGTTAGCTCCAACCAGGGGGCAGGCGCAACCTTTGAGGTTTGGGTCGGGTGTATTCGCCGGCGGCACTTTAGCTCAGGTGGATGGTGATGATATGCAAGGCTATGACAAGCCGGGTATCGAATTTGGCTTGCGAGGTATAGCTTTTATCATACCTAAATTTGAATTTCATACAGAATTAAGTTATTCTCAAAGAGGCAGTCAATCCAAAGGATACGGCAAATCCACCAATAATGGCAGAAAAATGATATTGGATTATGGTTGCATCACTGGCCTCCTGGTGGTTAATGATTGGTATCACCCTCTTAAAGAATATTATCGACTTCAGGTAGAAGGTGGCGTCTCTATGGGAAGGCTCATCAGATCGGAGATTCAAGATCCCATCGGGTCAGGTGTCAGGAGCCTGAATTTAAATGAAATCAACCCTTATATTAGTACCAATGATCTCTCTATGGTTTTGGGAGCAAATATTAAGCTAACTCGAAAATCCGGAATCACTTTCCGGTATCACCGCTCGATGTCGAAGATCCTTGACGCAGAAAAAGTCCAACCCTTTTTTGAGAAAAGAAATATCATCTCTATGAAAGGATATTTTCTTTCGCTGGATGCATTTTACCATTTCTGACTATTTTTGACGCATGCGAATCTTTATGTCATGGCTTATAATATTCACTTTCATTGCTTGTAAGAACAACAAAGAAGAAAAAAAAAGCGATCCTGTTCGGACTTCAGCTGCCAGTTATTTGACTAATGACGATATTCTCAATCTAAGCAACAGTGCAGATTATGTCGATATGTTGTTTTACCACATGAATATCAGTGTGAGTCAAAATGATCCTCCTTCCATCCGACAAAGCGTAAACTTCCTCACCGCAAGTGGAAAGCCCTCCAATATGCAATGTCCTCCTATAGGCAGAATCTCCTTTCTTTCAAAAGGAAAAATCATTAGGGAAGCTGACATTCATTTAAGCCCTGGCTGCAACTATTTTACGATTATAGAAAATAAAGTTTCTTCGGGAACAGTATTGATGTCACCGGAAGGGGTAAAATTTTTACAGGCTTTAATTGATAGTTATAAACCTCAATGAGCCCATTGCAGCTCCCATCAGCTTAATCCTTCGGGCTGGTTATTGGGGCTTTGAGTTGATTAGCTTCTAATTTTTGGAAAAGTTCTTCGACGCGGTACATTTCGTCAAGGGTTTCGTC encodes:
- the gldL gene encoding gliding motility protein GldL codes for the protein MATWYKTSSFKYIKNLIIGVGAALVMLGALFKIESLPYASEFLTIGLCTEAILFLMLGLLPPDKDYYWEKLYPGIDDYHGDVPAILPGVGAIDSKAKKSMRQLDGELVENQLGGMLTELQGMSKSMGSLKALQEVDFSKTKQQLQSVTDFYGKMNEAFMALQGSVEDAKKTQHELGILSKSLTSLNSNYAGMNEAFTLMQNSAGDAKKTQEELGILSKSLTSLNGTYAKVNEAFTSIHDSAGDAARTKEQLKVLAQNLESMNKVYGNMLTAMTVK
- a CDS encoding thioredoxin domain-containing protein, whose amino-acid sequence is MNRLQFEKSPYLLQHKSNPVDWYPWGSEALEKAVKEDKPILLSIGYSSCHWCHVMEQESFTDPLVAEYMNHHFINIKLDREERPDLDKIYMDAVVSISGSGGWPLNCFLLPDKKPFYGGTYFPPSPRHQRPSWSQILQHIVRIFKEKRVEVEEQAGRLIRYVSNASSTLLEVASKDHDLATDAGVKIFQHLKNRFDRSNGGFGGAPKFPSTMTLKFLLDHYFYTGQLQGLQHVISSLEHMARGGIFDQIGGGFARYTTDTAWRIPHFEKMLYDNALFMSLYSQAFKISPGPILKKVVSQSATWLTRDMKSSVGGYYSAMDADSEHVEGKYYVWDYNEIKKLLNSEDFKLFESVYDIHPEGNWADPSHTGGAPINILWVRNEFEDELTYCSKRLQSVHEELLKQRDTRIAPLKDTKIITAWNALLCMGWFDAYDAFGTKDFLQEAVSILTYFEEIALVEERYLHQYESEIPAMLDDLAYGILAFLYGYRSTGNKGYLSKARQLAKHVMHHYYLPAQKSFRYSVSTHDLVAEVNDLYDNTMPSASGAMAYNLVYLGRVLSIDDWELLGNELITDLRGAIIRYPDSLSHWASLTISQDIGWMEVKSSAEADIDSIRSLYLPSPILHFLEEKNADISLCHQFSCEMPVNSIQEFRSLLDKHYHLDEER
- a CDS encoding outer membrane beta-barrel protein, yielding MLRLIALYLILSMLAPTRGQAQPLRFGSGVFAGGTLAQVDGDDMQGYDKPGIEFGLRGIAFIIPKFEFHTELSYSQRGSQSKGYGKSTNNGRKMILDYGCITGLLVVNDWYHPLKEYYRLQVEGGVSMGRLIRSEIQDPIGSGVRSLNLNEINPYISTNDLSMVLGANIKLTRKSGITFRYHRSMSKILDAEKVQPFFEKRNIISMKGYFLSLDAFYHF
- a CDS encoding MBL fold metallo-hydrolase, with translation MNITFLGTGTSQGVPVIGCTCEVCLSSNRRDKRLRCAALIQDGPSNILIDGGPDIRYQLLRAGVTHLEALLLTHEHYDHTGGLDDLRPLIFIKNEPLPIYLQRDVSEIIKLKYDYAFGEQKYPGAPRFELIEIQADTSFHIGSSYVKPLRVIHGELSILGYQINNKLAYITDANQLPESTLKNIQGVEVLVINALHHRPHHSHFTLDQTLEVIKQVSPKSTYIIHMSHYMGLYEDVQAKLPQNVYLAYDQLKLDLMV
- a CDS encoding SUMF1/EgtB/PvdO family nonheme iron enzyme is translated as MNRKAFRWSVSSLFLLILFACGGGNKQSGYLSGSAGRPKWKGINPYGMVYIPSGTLHVGQSDQDIFSSYIQKPKAISISGFYMDDTEITNNEYRQFVDYVRDSLAHTLMGDIIENDDGSTSIDWELDIDWTAEELSELYYQGEDRLAGNEIDVRKMIYTYSWFDIRAAAMNKNAPRKSFIKKESTSIYPDTLCWIRDFAYSYNDPIAKNYFWHPAYDDYPVVGVNWSMAKAFSQWRTQLWNTNRPDEVNSEGFRLPTEYEWEYAARGKKDLAPYPWGGYYVRNAKGCLLANFKPGRGNYPEDGGQYTVEVHSYFPNEYGLYNMAGNVAEWTVTAYFDNANNFTHDMNPDIQYDAKQSDPEVYKRKVIRGGSWKDISYYLQNGTRTYDYQDTTKSYIGFRNVLSFLGRSINDFK
- a CDS encoding PorP/SprF family type IX secretion system membrane protein produces the protein MFTSLVALGQESSQYSIFMGQKYALNPAYAGMESSLSITGIYRAQWQELAGSPTSRMIHANMPLYYVKGAGGIKLEQESFGVEKTIRGLISYNYVFENNLGLFSAGLGLGFVQKSFDGSLLRTPSGKYEGGIIFHQDNILPETQANGLVPQVSAGIYFAQERLEAGLSVENFHNPTIHFNRITAEYKLRPRVNFYAEYKFDLNESLVITPSLLIKSDLVLTQTDLTGLATINQNVLAGIGLRGYSSNTLDAISVLGGLQVNPNLRVLYAFDFTLSSIKTVHQGTHELMLNYNLNKKIGGVEREPIIFNPRY